The genomic window TATGTTCGTGTACAGACGGTGTGCGTGTTCGAGGAGCCAATAAACCAGACtgtgtgtgcaaaaaaaaaaaaaaaaaaatcactcctgccagcgctgccaggagtgatccccgagcacagcaggGCGCGCGCCCCAAACAACACGGCCGTGCTGCTCAGGGAGAACAGGAAGCTGGTGTCAGCGCAATCGAACAAAACGCTCCCACTTACATTTCTTCTCGTACTCTTGCTCCAGGGGCACAATGACGCCATCGTCTTCATCGAGGTACCCGTAGTATTCAAAGTCGATCGCCTTCATGAGCTCGGCACGGGTCTTTCTCGGAGGAGGAAGGGCTGAAAGGAGGAGCAGCGACTAAGCAGGGCTTCCTCTCACCCCAACCCTGCAGCTCCACCCAGGCCAGGAGGACACGGCGCTCTCCCAGCTCGGGTTAGAGGCACACCTCTGTTTACTTGGcttcagtttattttgttttgcagatGTTTGAGCATtccagtgaggggccagagagactgctCAGGGGTTAGAGCCCTTTCCCTGCAAGCCGCCTACCGTCTGTCTGCTTGTTTGGGGacggggggccacatccaggtgttcagggctgactcaacgctctgagctcaggaatcactcttgatgctgcttgggagaccctaggTGATGCCGGCTACCAAAACAGAGTCAGCCGTGGGCAGGGCAatcgccttaacccctgtaatttGTCTCCAGCTCAAGGTATTATTTTTTGGTActgtggattgaactcaggtcctcgAACTCATGGTCAATATTCTACTGTTGAGCTACATCCCAGGTCCCATAAAAAGAGCCAGtgaggtgaagggatgggtgtttgagcatagtataactgagactcgatcctaaaagccctgtaactgttctcatggtaactcaattaaattaattaattaattaattaagaaaaaaagagagagagccagTGAGGGCAGAGGAGTTAAGGCACTGGTCTTAGATGCAACTGATGCCTATTTAACtccaggcaccacacatggtctcgaccccacatttataaataaaaagaataaacgCTGATAATTTATGAAGGAAAAAATTCCAGGACCAAAGACTTTGTATAGacattaaggtgcttgccttgcattcaactgacctggtttgatccccccggcccggcccggcaccccagatggttcccagagcctgccaggagtgatccccgagtgcaaagccaggagtacgtATTGAGCACAACTGGCTGTGGCTCCAGaaccaaaaatacttaaaaacccccaaaccaactaaacaataacaaaacaaaatccagacTGGAACTGGATCTTTCTTAAGAAAAGcagggcaaggggctggagcgatagcacagcggggagggcgtttgccttgcatgcagccgacccgggttaaattctcagcatcccatatggtcctctgagcagcgccaggagtaattcctgagtgcagagccaggaataaccactgtgcattgccggcgtgaccccccccaaaaaaaaaagaaaaggaaagaaaaacgggaccagagtgatagtccagcgggtagggcgtttgccgtgcacacagtcaacccaggttcgatccccggtaacccatatggtcccctgagcactgccaggagtaattcctgagcacaggccaggagcaacctctgagcatcactgggtgcaactaaaaaaacaaacaaacaaacaaaaaaacccatctctataactgaaattaaaaataaatttggaaaaaaatatagatgCAAACAAAAACTTACATATGTAGCATTTATAACAAAATGCTACATTTATTCCAAGTTCCTACCCAACAACCACTTAGAaacaggttgggggtgggaagggaagcagacactggtggaagggtggtgCTAGAACATTCTACACGTGAGACCCTATCATGAAAAGTACTGCACATCATGGTGCCTaacttgagtttttcttttttcttggccacaactggtgatgctcagggctgatctcACTCTGGActctagagatcactcctgatggtgttctgtGGACACATGAGGATTCCAGGTCTGAcgcatgtaaggccagtgccctacatACTATTCTGtaatactgctccagcccaaaaggaaacttttttaaaCCTACAAAATGGTGGAAGGTTAGTGTGGAGAGTCAACTCTGGCTCCCTGGAATTACGATGACCCCCAACACCAGAGGGagtgagcacggccaggtgtgttccaacaccccccccccaactgactaaaaataggaaggaaggaaactgggaggAAATAGGGCCTAACATGCTCACGTGTCAATAGTCATCATCTGCAAGTTAGGAAAACGTGGGCGGGGTTTCCGTATTTTACAATTTCCATGTAATAAAATCATATTGCtttcacaaagacacacacacacacacacacacacacacacacacacacacacacacacacacacacacacacacacacacacacacacacacacacacacacacactcttgttcTGTTCTGGagcctcacccagtgatgctcaggggttactcctggctctgcactcaggggatgccagggattgaacccgggtcagcagcatgcgaggcaaatgccttacccccactgtactgtcttatCCCCGAAAGGTGTATtttaaactctttttattttcctggtttttgggccacagccagcagtgctcaggggctactcctggctctgcactcaggaattactcctagtggtgtagggggaccctatggatgccacggatatcaaacccaagttggccgggtgcaaagcaagcacctgccaactgtactatcactctggcccaaacatggctttagttttttgttttttttttttcttttggggtcatacccggtgatgctcaggttcttctctcaggaattacctatagtggtgctcgagggaccatacggatgccagggatcaaacctaggctggccacatgcaaggcaaatgccctacctgttgtactattgctccaggccccaaataCATCTTAAACTCTTCATTATTTTAACCATTGTTAACAACACAACCTAgccaggggatgggagggaagctggggatattggtactaggaaattacactggtggtggaggggtgggtgtaggaacactgtataactgaaacccaatcatcaacagctttgtaatgctatctcacagtgattcaataaaataaaaataaataataaagtatttagagatttttgctttaaaaaaacaataataataaaaactaaaaatacataaaaataaacagggaGGCTAGGaggggagctggaacaatagtacagcaggtggggcacttgtctggcatacagtgggcccgggttccatccctggcaccaaatatggtcctgcAGCACCGCCGTGAGTGACtcgtgaatgcagagccaggagtaagccctgagctcgggaacggagggaggaagggacagagggatggggcaggcaggaaggacaCAGGAGGAGCACCTAGTATGGAGCACATCTACAGTAGAATGTTGACTGTACAGACATAACTGATGCCTTCACAGACCGTAGTTACTTACGTTCTTTCTCAAATAGCTCTCTAACGCCAGGCAGATCTTTTGCTGCACCAAAGTACTTGTAGCCTCGATTTCCTGGGACTTCTCTGCCTTCATGATCCAGCATTTTAGGGCCAACTTTCTTATTGGGAAGGAAAAAGACCAAATAAATCTGAGCCTTAAACTCTTTCCAGATtgcaaatgtctttctttttttgcaagggggtgtggtggggggatggtggtggCTATACCCaggtggcgatgctcaggggttcctcctggctctgcactcaggaattactcctggcagggttcaggggaccatatgggatgccggggatggaatccaggtcagttgtgtgcaaggccagcaccctccccgctatactatcgcccTGGCCACTGCGAAATTATTCAAAGCCAATAATGCTAAACGTGGAAAATGTTTATGTACTTATTTTGTCGATCACTTACAAAAATGAACATAGGGGAGCCGAAGGGAGCCCAGGAGGCTAAGGCACATACTCTGCGTGCAGGCCTGACGTGGGCCCTGGCACAGAAGGATCTCGAGGACGAACagaagtggccctgagcactggtgtagccaaaaaataaacaaaaaacaaccgAGCACCAgtgatgtggctcaatggtaaagCACATACCTTTCATTCACACAACCTGGTCCAATCCCTGACTCCACAATAACAAAACTATCTAAATGCTTAACAAGAGGATGATTTAAATAAATCATAAGCATAGTCGGAGATGTGATTTaatcttttttcccccactccgtgatataattctttttttggggggagggtcacacccagcaatgcacaggagttactcctggcggtgctcaggggaccttatgggatgctgggaattgaacccgggccagccgcgtggaaggcaaatgccctacccactgtgctatcgctccagccccaccatatgttctttaaaaatgaaaatactggggccagaaaggtagtacagtggatagggcacttgccttaataAGGGTCGGATTCCAACAACCCATATTTTGGAttccaacactccatatggtccccgagccccaccaagtATAGATCCAGGAATAGACCCCAAACACCGAGTATAAtcccaaaaccagaaagaaaacaaaagcttaaaaatagtgtcaaataggggctggagtgatagcacagcgggtagggcatttgccttgcacgcggccgacctgggttcaaatcccagcatcccatatggtcccctgagcgccgccaggggtaattcctgagtgaagagccaggagtaacccctgtgcatcgccgggtattacccaaaaaacaaaacaaaaaaaaaaccaaaaaaaaatacaaacaaatagtgtcaaataaaaattgctttttaaaaaattgcaggcAGCCTAAATAACAAGAAGTAGAAGACAGATGAAATAAACATGAAAGATGAAATTCTAGTGATGAAAATGAACATctcagtggccagagagataagagagcGGGCAGAGTTCTTGTCTTGTACGCAggagacatgggttcaattcccagtaccccacagGGTCATCTGGGCCTttgcaagagtgacccctgagcacagatggggccggagcgatagcacagcgggtagggcgtttgccttgcacgcggccgacccgggttcgatccccggcatcccatatggtcccccaagcaccgccaggagtaattcctgagtgcagagccaggagtaacccctgagcatcgctgggtgtgacccaaaaagcaaaaaaaaaaaaaaaaaaaagagtgacccctgagcacagaactgggagtaaggagagagagagagacagagagagggagagaatgagagaggagagacagaggaaaaagggagaggggggagagagacagagagagagggagaaggggagagagagggagagactgtCAGCAGAGAGTAAAGCCAGTGCTTCACATACATGAGACCCGGGTCAGAGCCTTGGCATACTCCCctccaaatatttaaaactcaGAATGACgccaggccagagagaaagtccaGCAGGTACGGACTGCCTTGCGGACAGCAGACCCAGGCCCAAATCCCAGCGCTCCCCAGGGTCGCCCAAGCATGCAGgcgtgaccctgagcacagagccaggaataaaccctattCAACACCAGTATGAACCCCctaccaaaaaaacaataaagataaatattctGTCAACAACTAATGTATTATGTGACCCTGGTCAAGTCCCACACCAGACAGGAAAATACCAGAAGAAAATAGAGGAGGAAAAACTGGTGAATAGCTAATTAGACAAAATCAGTCCACTGAGGCTAAGGGTCggggtgggtgctggagcaaAGGGCTGGCACAGGGCCCGCTGAGGGAGGCCCAGGACTGAGCCCGGCATCACGTGtttctcgagcactgccaggaacaactcTTCAGCACCAAGCCAAGTAGTCCCTGGTGTAGGCTAAAGACCAGATAAATCAATACGTAATGCCACACAACCATACATGTGTTTTCATCGGTGTATCACGTGcatgtgccagggattaagcagAGCCTGAACCGCGGGAGGCACGTCGGCGCCCTCCTGCCCACTGTTCCTCTCACCTTGTAACACTGAAACTCAAGGGGCTGAAGCTAGTGCTCTGGGTAAAAACCAGGTTTCGcatgttcagtccccagcaccctagagaACCTGGAACTCTAAACTTAGttacttagttttcttttttgtttttttgtggccacacctggcagtggtcagggccgTCCCAGCTGTGCCGGGGAAACTGCAGGTCCTGGGCTGAACTCTGGCTCCCAGAACAGAGCGTGGGCCCCAGAGCATCCAAGAGGGCTCCGCTGGGAGCCCAACACACaggctgggggttactcctggctccgcactcaggagtcagccctggtaggctggggcggggaggggaagggggcacatggggtgccggggattgaatccagggtggctgcatgcaaggcaagtgtttttgttttatttaacaaacagctgttttgtttcatttttggtttgggggccacacctggcaaatgctcaggggttacacttcATTCTGCACTTAGAATTACCCACAGTAATATCACTCTGGATCCTCAGaatattctgtattttcattttgttatgcTTCTAGGTCATATTCTGGAACAAGTAAACATCTGCGTGACATGACAGCCGTACGATGGGAAACAAACCACCAGAAATGCGGAAACAGCGTTCTGAGCACAGTGACTGCAGACCAAACAGGAGTCCAAGATAGGAGGAGGGGGCCGGGACGACACTGTAGGGCGGAGGGAGCTTGCCtcccacacagctgacctgggttcgatccccagcatcccataagtccCCCTAATACcgccaggaataagttctaagTACAGAATcgggtgtaacccctgagcatttgctggtgtggccccaaaaccaaaataaaacagctacttctcaaaaaaaaaaaaattcctccccCTGATccatggtaccacatggtccccgaagaAACAAGTGACCCCACGCACAGCATGGCCGGCCCAAGTGTGAAACCATCTGCACCGGCCCGCTGggaacagtcccctgagcaccgcctggacaGACCAAAGTCAAAAGGTGAACAGCAATTGCTCCAGTTCTCAGAGTTCAGAGAAGGTTGTGAGGGCTTGAGGTTCGTCATACAAGAAGTTCCGCGATCAAGCGGCCTCCTCGGGCCTCAGGCCGTCTACACGGCACCCCGTCTGCTCTGCGGCCGGTGCTCTGGGCCCCTCGGCTTGACCCTACCCACTACATTTTCGGGTTTCCTCTCCAGCGCTAAGCGCACATCTCTAGGCTTCTTCCGTTTTGCAAAGGATGCAACGAACAGACTGGTATGGGACCAACCCATAGAAACGCACAACCCCACCTCAGCGCCCCCGAGTCGCTGCATACTTACTCCGTAATCGGGGCCCCCCAGTTCCTTGATCCGGACCTCCCAGTGGCCTTTCTCTCTTAGCAGTTTGTTGATTTCATCATTTAGGTCACGAATTCGGAATTCGCCCAAGCCAGCTACAAAACAAAAACGGTAATATAATTTCTGCAAAATAATAACTCAATATTGGGGCTGCAATGGTAGTAGAGCAAGCTGCTTCAATTcggacactccatatggtcccccaagcacagccaggagtgaccctgtgcacagagccagcagtaagcccaaAACATCATTGGGtctggcccaaaaataaaaaagtggttGTGGTGGCAGAGGACCAAAACCACCATCAAGGTGGGCAAGACAGCTTCACGGCTTGAGTGCGTGCTTAGCCTGTGGGACAAAATGGATCCCACCCTCATCACTGCTTggcctgaccctgaccctggccATCAGAAGCTCCCACTACTGCCAGTTATGCCCAAAGCTCTTCCCACTCAAAACACTTCATCCTCACTAAAacttgaagaaatacaaatagaagCAAGCCTGCAGTTTCTCTCTTCTTTGGTTTTCggactacccctggcagtgctcagggcttgctcttggctgtgAGCATCGGAATCACCCTGGCGAGCTGGGGGGATCATAAGGGATACCGGGGACCGAATAGGggccgactgcatgcaaggcaagtgccctccccactgtactatcactctggcccagcagTTTCACGTGTGTAACAACACAGCAACCTCAAGACACGGGGGTTCACATTCAGTGCCAGCAAAGACACTGAGTTCTCACACCCAATTGTGGATATGCGATAAGGACAGACGAGGGCTTCGGACCCGAGGGatggtacagcgggcagggtgcttgccttgcactcgactgacctgggttcaatccccggcatctcctaGGTTACCCCAAGCTGGcagggagtgagtcctgagtgcagaggccctgagcaccactggtgtggatcaacaaaaataaaagcacaaattagggctgggaaaatgaagtcaagcacttgtcctgcattcagctgaccccagCTGACCCCTGGCAGCAGCCTGaggtgcaggaccaggagtggcccttagCCCCGCCTAGGGTGGCCCGACTCAGCCCCTCaccctaagaaaaaaataattaaaaactaaaagatagGCGAGAGCTGAGACACCATCCAAAGGGCTAGAACGCACGCTggagactggggttcaatccccagcaccaaggcACACgctccccccacagccctgccccggcGGGAGAGACGCACAGGGACCACGCTGAGCGCAGTGcagctcccagcaccacagaaacagCAAGAACAAAACCACAACGACTGGAATGCAAATGAAACATGAAATACAGGTTCGCTTACCATTTTGAATCTGAGCCACTTTCTTAGAGATCTCGCCAATGATCTGTGAGGGGAAAAGAGGTAATAAATTTCCATGACTTCTGAGTATTCTGAAAGCACAGGAACAATATAATTCAAAACCTACAACTCAAAGTGCTTATATACAAGATCTTAGTtttctcttatacaagggcttctGGGCTCCAAGCTAAGATACATCAATCTTCACTAACTTGcatctaaggaaacatttttttgatcCTTCTATTAGCAAaaaattcataacaaacaatataaataatCAAGGGCCTGCTGTGGAGATATAAGGGGTGGCTGGGAAGACTGGAAATAACAGTGGCAGGAAGGTGCAACATGATAAgactggtattggaatactgaatgtctgtaacaaaatatcatgaacaattttgtaaaccacagtgtttattcAAAGTCTAagggcaaaataaaattttaagaaaattaaaaataatgggcctggagtgatagcacagtgggtagggcatttgccttgcatgagaccaacccgggttcgattcccagcatcccatatggtcccccgagcaccagcaggagtaactcccgagtgcagagccaggagtaacccctgagcactgctgggtgtgaccccaaaacaaaacaaaacaaaaattaaaaataaaatcaaatatcttaaagaaaatacttagaggagaaaaaaaatatactcaGAAGGCTAGAGAGAGAAGACAGCAGctcgagcacttgccttgcagagacTAACGTGGGTTCAAACCGTGGCACCCCATTTTGTCTCATGAGTCCCAatcaggatccctgagcacagagccaagagtaagccctgcacactgctgggggtgggccAAAAATTGGGGGTAAAAACTGATGGCTTCAAAGGCATGAAGATACTGGGTAAGAGGGATAGTacaggcgcatatgctgccagagcccatgtgctgcttgcgcccatgtggccgagcacatgtggtgccagaacaCGTgttcgcctgcatctcccctcttcagATGTGCACTTTcctgctttcgtgtctaatgttGGAATGTGTGgaggctctctccgcccttggagaagcccatgttctctcttcagTGAGTTACTCTCcattctctcccctcttctcttcaaaactctccaaataaaatgcccccagcatcaccagggtgaCCTGAGAAAGACAACTTCCAGGCTGCAGCAACCATACAGCGGGGAGGCGCTCGCCTggctcatggctgacccaggctcaatccccaacaacccgtatggtcccctgcgcccaccaggagtgattcttaagtgaagggccaggagtaaccactgagcatcactgggcacagccccagaaccaaaaaagaaaagaaaaggatttctcccagggagagggtgggatggGCTGGAGGTCAGGTTGAGCCCGCTGGAGGCACAGGTTCCATCTGCACCCCAGGGGCACCCCCcgcaagcactcccaggagcaaccccaaagcaccaccactggatatggctccAAAGTAAAAGATAATACAAAGATGAAATTCACATAAACATACCTGTCGTCTCCATTTCTCAGCCTTGGGCAGCTCCGTGCACTCTGAGGCTAGGAAGGGTCTTCGTTCCTAGGAGGCAGAAATCACGTGACACGGTATCAGCGAGATGCACGGCAGTGTTCACACCTGACTCAGGCTAGAAACACTCAGCTCCAACCTCTGACAGCCCAAAAAAGTCGTGAGGATGAGTATGCTAGCTGTCCAAACCCATGGACTGAAGCTAAGGAGCAGAGTGAGAcaaggtcctgacgagggacgggacggacccagggcaagcggtgagttatgtgctaccctggcatcgagatgggcctggccaaagtgcctaatgcttaactatatgttaagagcttggtcatggacatgtcatgtcatgatccaaaagcaacgacgagactaggaccctgctagggataggaaagactaatcttgggggggatttaaggtggctgtatgagggggttcgggggaagaagcagagagagagacgggagtgtatagaggaGATTGggataaactgcgattgagaccaagcagcctggctccgttccttccttcgcctgcctcatcatcgccatcaatctcccGGGGTCGGGAAGCGactggagactaccaaacactggagagacagcgccgctgccctgtgccctgtgcctgcaACACGGGGAGGTGGTCTCCTcgcccctttccttttttctttttactgtttttacacAGATACCCTTGACTCCAgtgggtttttattattattattattattattttacccagtgtttagagagaagaacagggaggaaagaaatcaagagagggaaggaaagaaagggaaataatggGTGAACGGGCATCGGGGCTCACTTATAAGTGATATGGGTAAGGATATtgccatatatccaaaatacagacttaacaaaactgaaaacgTGAGATCTAAGTTTCAACCACAGAAACTTTGTAAGATGTCTGTCAAGCTGGCAGGCAGGAATGGAGTGAAGGTTGGGTGGGTAGGGAATAGGggaacactgctggagggaagctgccactggtggtgggattggtgttgaaatattatatgtctcgGGGGCGGCCAGAGTGGTACTGCGggcagggcattcaccttgcatacagccaacccaggtttgatccccaacatccatatggtcccccaagcaccgtaagcaataattcctgagtgcaaagccagaagtacccctgagcatcactgggtttgacccaaaaaggcaatatatatatatatatatatatatgcaatatgcctaaaactcaactgttaATAACTTGATAAATCAtagtcaaaaaaaatttttttaaattaaaaaacaaggggactagagcaatggcacagcgggtagggcatttgtcttgcacacagcttacccgggttcgattcccagcatcccatgtggtcccctgagcactgccaggggtaattcctgagtgcagagtcaggagtaacccctgtgtattgccggtgtgacccaaaaagcaaagcaaaaaaaaggagcggctgaagtgatagcacagcggtttggGCAtcagccttgcacgaggccaaccccggttcgattcccagcatcccacatggtctcctgagcaccgccaggagtaattactgagtgcagagccaggagtaaccactgtgtgaaccaaaaagccttCCCCTCAGTAAAAGGAGGGCTAGCAGTGTTTAGAACAAGCATACACCCTAGTTGTAACTTGGGGgggaaacaaatcaaaacaacgtgGCCAACAGTCCTCTTCGCCCTGACCTGGCTGGGTCTCCGGGCTGAGTTGCTGCCCACCACACAGTTTCCTCTGATTCAGTATTAGACAGAGCTGGAACTGTAAAGGAAGTGACCATCTTATTACAGAGAAGTAGAGAAAACGGCATTGAGGGTACAATTCATGAAGATCAACACCAACCTTCACTTTTCCCTCTTCCAGTTGAGCTTGGCGAAATCTCGCTAAGGCCGTCctagcaggggtgggaggggagaatgAGACAGGTCAGACACTGCTTAGCGACATCTCACGTCCCAAGTTCCTGGATGGGTAAATCCGCTCAAATTTAGTGTCACTCAGGGTTTTAATAATCACAGGTGAAGCGCTTAAGAAGTCATGTACAGgcaagagagagtacagaaggttaGGCGCTTCCCTTGCAAGCTACTGATGCTGGTTTGGACTCTGGCACCACACGGCGTCCTCTGGCCAAatagcacagaaacaggaatagcccctgagcatctctaggtgtgccccaaaatccaaaagaaaaaaggccACTCGTGTTCCTAAATAATCAGTACCcacaggcagagagacagtacagcaggcaggcacttgcctCGTGTGCATGCAGTCAAGCCCGgctcgatccctgacactgcatatggtacccccgtctagccaggaatcagccccaaATCTAACAACAACAAATGCCCTAACAATAatcaaggtcacacagcacgTAAGGACTGCAAAAACA from Sorex araneus isolate mSorAra2 chromosome 4, mSorAra2.pri, whole genome shotgun sequence includes these protein-coding regions:
- the ISY1 gene encoding pre-mRNA-splicing factor ISY1 homolog, translating into MARNAEKAMTALARFRQAQLEEGKVKERRPFLASECTELPKAEKWRRQIIGEISKKVAQIQNAGLGEFRIRDLNDEINKLLREKGHWEVRIKELGGPDYGKVGPKMLDHEGREVPGNRGYKYFGAAKDLPGVRELFEKEPLPPPRKTRAELMKAIDFEYYGYLDEDDGVIVPLEQEYEKKFRASLAEKWRAEREARLARGEKEEEEEEEEEINIYAVTEEESDEESSQEKGGEGGPQKFIAHVPVPSQQEIEEALVRRKKMELLRKYASETLQAQSEEAKKLLGY